In the genome of Candidatus Korarchaeum sp., the window GGGGCTACCTCTAGGAAGCAACTCCTACAGAGGTAGAGGCCGTACTTCCTGATTATACCGTACCCCACTCTCCCGCACCTCCTACAGACGTAAGCACCCTTACCCTTCGTCCTGACCTTCTTCTTCTGTTTCGCCATTCCCATCACCTACTCCTCTTCATGGACTACCTGCAGATTTAAGTACTTCTCAGCGAATAGGATCGACTCAGCTTTGCTCAATCTGTGCCTGAGCGGGATCCTCCTCCTCTCTATCCTCCTTCTAGCTATCCTATAGCCAGCTCTCCCCATTGTGACTATGACGTCCATCCCGAATATCCCTATATCAGCTCTGTACTTCACCCCTGGGATATCTATGTGTTCCTTTATCCCGAAAGCGAAATTACCGAATTCATCGAAAGAACTCGCTTTTATCCTCCTCCCCACTGCTTCAGCTACTCTATCTAGGAGCTCAACTGCCTTCTTACCTCTCACAGTCACTGAGACAGCTATAGGTTCCTTCTTCCTTATTCCAAACTCCCTTATCGTCCTCTTAGCCCTCCTCTCTACTGGTTTCTGACCAGTCAGTTCCTCTAAGACCTTCCCAGCTCTCTCCAAGACTTCTCCGCTCCTACCGACAGCTATATTGAGAGTCACTGCCATCACTCTAGGTATCAGCATCGGGTTGCTCTCCCATCTCCTCAGTATCTCCTCCCTCTGGTCCTCCATCCGATCACCTCAGCTTTAGCAAGGGCCTCTCCTTACCTACGACTATCAGATTTTCCTTCACTCCCCTGTAAGAGAGCTCAGGGTCCTCTATATCCCTCATCTCTATTATCGTCCCCATCCCCTCGATCCTACCGATGCGGCCCGCCATCCTACCCTTAGTCACGAGCGCTAAGGAGCCCAATTCGAACTTCAAATGATCTAACACCTTCTGAGAGGGGACTTCTATCAGTAGGGAATCCCCCGGTTTTACTTCCCTCCCATCTAAGAGGAAGTTCCTACCGTCGTGAGATGTGAGTTGTATCCTCCCCCCTCTCACAGTCCTCTTCCCTATTATCTTCACTAACTTCATCCTGCTCTCAGATTGGGGTATCTCTATCAACTTCAGGAACTTATGGGGATCGGGCACCATCCTGTAGTTCACTCCGATCTCAGGAATCGATATAACGTCCATTAACCCCACTTGGAACTTGTAATCGTATCTAGGCTTCCCGTCCACTAATATCTTCTTCATGCTTATTATCCTCTTAGCCTCCCTAGCAGTAGTAGCTAGCTTCAAGACGTCCCTTATTATCAAGAGGAGGGGGATCCCCTCGTCTATAGCGTGAGGACCTGGGCTCGGCTTGACGACCCATACCCTCTCCTTCTTCGCTACTGGATAATAACCTGGAGCTGCTAGTCTCTTCAAATGCCTAGATCCACCCATTTTGCCCATTTCACTCACTCTCCTCTACTACTTCCTCTAATTTCACCCCTTTCCTCTCTAATAACCTCTTCCTAACTTCATCCTTGAGATATAGCTTCGTTATGACTACCTTAGAGGGATGTATGGGCACTGGGACCTCGGTCCCATCGGCCCTCCTCCTCACTATCCCTTTTATCGCGATCCTGTACCTCTTCCTATCTACTGATATCACTTCACCCTCAGTGCCCTTATAATCCCCCCTCACTACTTTTACCCTATCGCCCTTCCTTATGGGGAGCGACCTTATCCCGTACTTAGCCCTCAGCTCATCAGAGAGAGGGGCTGACATTATCTTCCCCCTATGATGTAGTGGCGCGTTGTAAAGGTACTTCCTCTGCTTGCTCGGTTTATGCGATTTTACTCTCTTCATGCGATCACCTCAGACAACTTGAGCTGAGATAACGCTCAAGCTAGGCCATCTCTCAATAGCTTCCTTAGCTATCGGACCCCTGAACTCAGATCCCTTAGGCGTACCGTCATCGTTGACTAGTACAGCAGCATTATCCTCGAATACCACCCACTGCCCGTTCTTCCTCCTGTAAGGCATCCTCT includes:
- a CDS encoding 50S ribosomal protein L5; its protein translation is MEDQREEILRRWESNPMLIPRVMAVTLNIAVGRSGEVLERAGKVLEELTGQKPVERRAKRTIREFGIRKKEPIAVSVTVRGKKAVELLDRVAEAVGRRIKASSFDEFGNFAFGIKEHIDIPGVKYRADIGIFGMDVIVTMGRAGYRIARRRIERRRIPLRHRLSKAESILFAEKYLNLQVVHEEE
- a CDS encoding 30S ribosomal protein S14, which gives rise to MAKQKKKVRTKGKGAYVCRRCGRVGYGIIRKYGLYLCRSCFLEVAPLMGWKKYE
- the rplX gene encoding 50S ribosomal protein L24, which gives rise to MKRVKSHKPSKQRKYLYNAPLHHRGKIMSAPLSDELRAKYGIRSLPIRKGDRVKVVRGDYKGTEGEVISVDRKRYRIAIKGIVRRRADGTEVPVPIHPSKVVITKLYLKDEVRKRLLERKGVKLEEVVEESE
- a CDS encoding 30S ribosomal protein S4e — translated: MGKMGGSRHLKRLAAPGYYPVAKKERVWVVKPSPGPHAIDEGIPLLLIIRDVLKLATTAREAKRIISMKKILVDGKPRYDYKFQVGLMDVISIPEIGVNYRMVPDPHKFLKLIEIPQSESRMKLVKIIGKRTVRGGRIQLTSHDGRNFLLDGREVKPGDSLLIEVPSQKVLDHLKFELGSLALVTKGRMAGRIGRIEGMGTIIEMRDIEDPELSYRGVKENLIVVGKERPLLKLR